ACAGTTAGGGAAATGCCTCTAACTCTTGCTGGTGCCCTTGCTGGCGCTGGACATGTAGAAAGGTAGGAATGATGGGGAGAATTGCATGAGCTTGCAGTTCTCCCTTTCATGCAAGTATCCGAAGTGGAGTTGCGAAGCTATAGCCTTTTCGTCTTGTAGTTACTTATAGTGAATAAACCTGTGGAGATAGGGATTGGTGATTCCAAGCTTGCCGTGAATTATAGAAATATTCATTGGCGACTGCTCGTCTAATCAACTACTCCCTTCCCGCTACAAGATGACCTAAGCGGCTAAACCCCATATATGTTGCAGTGTCTTCTGAATCTGCTCGGGGTTTGAAGTTGACGAGAGCACATCTGCTGTTCCAAATTTTCCTTGATTTGTTCCAGGGTCCAATTCAGCGGATGGTGATGCAGAATCTGTAATCGAATTTGATGAATCAGGTATTCTGCCAAATTGAAGTCCGGTGAATAGGGCGGTAAGTCGATGAAGTGCAGCTCGATTTTACTCTCAACTCCCTGCTGTTGCAGCAACGTCGCCAGAGCTTGTCGCATCTTGCGTTTATGCGTCCTGCAATTGTCCAAAATGATGCTGAGCTTGCTATAGCCTTGCTCGGCTGTTTTGACGACCAACTGCGCCAAGTAGCCTGCGATGTCTTCGGCTTTGGCTTGCTCCTTGAGTTGTAAGTCGGTCTGTCCGGTGAGGGCGTCCACGGCTAACAAACCATTGCATCGTCTGCGATGCCGTTCATTGCTTTTGACCTGCGGACGACTGTTACGGGGTGCCCAAGCATAAAACATCGTGGGTCGCTCACACACGGAAAACTCGTCATAGAACACTATCTTTTCTTGGGCAGAGCAATATTCCAGTTTTTTTGACCTGCTGCACAAAGGCTTGCTGCTGCATTGGCTCAGCATTGGCATAATCGCGATGTACCTTCTGATAGGACACTCCCAACTCGTCAAGGATTTCATAAATCCGACTATCTTTGAGCGAGATCTGCCATCGTTGTTGGAGCACCTGGCTCATCAGTTGGCCTGTCTAAATCGCTTTGTCGATGCCATAGTCTCTGGGCGATTGTTCCAACACCATGCGTTTGAATTCTTGCTGTTGTTCGACCCCAAGGTGTGAGGCAACTTGATGGGTAATTGGTTGGGTCAGCCCTTCGAGTCCTTCCATCAAATACTGGTCAATCCAACGGCTAAGGGTTCTGTCGCTACATCCTACTTGCTGACTCACCTCAGCTCGGCTGTGTCCGTCCCAAAGGGCTTTAACAGCTTTGAGTTTCTTACGAATATACTCTTGCTGGTGTTTGTAGTAGAGCTTCTGCCACAGGTTTCGCTCTTGAACCTGTTGCTGCACCTTTTGCGTTTTGCTGACCATGATTAAGTAGAGAGAGCCTTAGCTCTACCCTACTCCAAATCAGTCATTTTATGACGGGAAGGGAGTAAAACGGCGCTAAGAAATAGCTTAAAATAAGCGTAAAATGGGAGTAAGACTTAGAACCTTGTGCTTCAGCAGCCTTCTTGTAGTAGTAATTCCGCTGCTGCTAGCTTGTTCAACAAATATGGCTGTGTTTTCGGATGACAATCCTGGTCAGGAGCAAACTGTTATGGCAACTTACGATCCAAATCAACCTGTCTCTTCAAATGAGGATGCTGCTCAGGGGTCAACTGTTTCTGCAACAGGAGAAAAGATGGTTATCGAAGGCAAGATTGTCGAGGTCATGGAGAGTTGGCCTTTGCAGTTGGTGGTGGAGACGCAGAGCGGTCGTTATTATGTAGAACTTGTACCAGAAACAACGATCGCTCAGCAGGGGCAGAAGGTTGACCAAGGAAATTTGAAGGCTGGTCTACAAGTTCAGCTTGAAGGTCAGCGTTCTGGTTCAAGCCAGTTAGCAATGACAGCACAAGTCATTGAAATCAAATAAAAAAGCTTTTCTGGAAGCTGGCGGGCAAACCTTGTCTGACATGTCCAATAGAAACGATCAGTTGATATTGAACCTTAAATTGGAGCTTCATCACAAATAACACTCAGGTATTCGTAGCGATCTGCGAAGGCGCATCGGTTGTGTCGCAAAAAGTGAAGATGGTAGGGGAGGGAAGCTTTGTCGTTGATGATCGGCTTCCTATGTCCACCCCACCTGTATTTAAATGGCGTCATTTTCAGTCGGACATCATTCTGTTGAATGTGCGCTGGTACTGTCGATATGCGCTTTCCTATCGAAACTTGGAACAGATGATGCAGGAACGAGGCGTCAAGGTGGACCATTCGACGTTGAATCGCTGGGTGCTTAAATATGCTCCCGAGCTGGACAAGCGGATTCGTCCTCACCTGAAGCAAACGAGCCACTCGTGGCGAGTGGATGAAACCTATATCAAAGTTAAGGGAGCCTGGAAGTATCTGTATCGAGCGGTCGATTCAGACGGTAATCCCCTAGATTTTCTGCTCAGCGCCAAGCGCGATGCGAGAGCAGCCAAACGGTTCTTGCATAAAATGCTGAATGCTGTTCACACTCAAACTCCAAGAGTACTCAACGTAGATAAGAATGCAGCGTATCCTCCTGC
This window of the Chroococcidiopsis sp. CCMEE 29 genome carries:
- a CDS encoding transposase, whose translation is MFYDEFSVCERPTMFYAWAPRNSRPQVKSNERHRRRCNGLLAVDALTGQTDLQLKEQAKAEDIAGYLAQLVVKTAEQGYSKLSIILDNCRTHKRKMRQALATLLQQQGVESKIELHFIDLPPYSPDFNLAEYLIHQIRLQILHHHPLNWTLEQIKENLEQQMCSRQLQTPSRFRRHCNIYGV
- a CDS encoding winged helix-turn-helix domain-containing protein; the encoded protein is MSQVLQQRWQISLKDSRIYEILDELGVSYQKVHRDYANAEPMQQQAFVQQVKKTGILLCPRKDSVL
- a CDS encoding helix-turn-helix domain-containing protein — translated: MVSKTQKVQQQVQERNLWQKLYYKHQQEYIRKKLKAVKALWDGHSRAEVSQQVGCSDRTLSRWIDQYLMEGLEGLTQPITHQVASHLGVEQQQEFKRMVLEQSPRDYGIDKAI